One genomic window of Thermodesulfobacteriota bacterium includes the following:
- a CDS encoding choice-of-anchor A family protein, with translation MKLFAVVMMASLGLAAAAGECSASGVNPFGYFNVYSLGGISQSGGDYQGRAGAGGDVSMAHFSLNLLTPGGYALHAGGGATLGSGVYFGHVEAAGNVSLANATIQGDLRAGGNVGNTAGGTIWGDVQAAGSITLDQHYTVFGSKQGGVSYSPAVDHGVLADYFTGFSGTVGGMSPTGSIASAYGTLSVVATSGVNVFALSEAALRAAHTFNVTGPADAVVYINVSGASASLDNTVWHYLGGLSPAEVLLNFPEATVLALSHANEVNLLAPLADTTFPSGLVTGNLVVGELSGGGQVNAGGFGHGPNPVPVPASVLLLGSGLGGLLAIRRGR, from the coding sequence ATGAAGCTGTTCGCTGTGGTGATGATGGCCAGCCTGGGCCTGGCCGCGGCCGCCGGAGAATGCTCGGCCAGCGGCGTCAACCCGTTCGGCTATTTCAACGTCTACAGCCTGGGGGGGATCTCCCAGTCGGGCGGCGATTACCAGGGCCGGGCCGGGGCCGGCGGCGACGTGAGCATGGCCCATTTCAGCCTCAATCTGCTCACCCCCGGCGGCTATGCCCTGCACGCCGGCGGCGGCGCGACCCTGGGCAGCGGCGTCTATTTCGGCCACGTGGAGGCGGCAGGCAACGTCTCCCTGGCCAATGCCACCATCCAGGGCGATCTGCGGGCCGGCGGCAATGTGGGCAACACCGCCGGCGGCACCATCTGGGGCGATGTGCAGGCGGCGGGCAGCATCACCCTGGACCAGCACTACACGGTCTTCGGCAGCAAGCAGGGCGGGGTGAGCTACAGCCCGGCGGTGGATCATGGCGTCCTGGCCGACTACTTCACCGGCTTTTCCGGCACCGTCGGCGGCATGAGCCCGACCGGCAGCATCGCCAGCGCCTATGGCACCCTGTCCGTGGTCGCGACGTCCGGCGTGAACGTCTTTGCCCTCAGCGAGGCAGCGCTGCGGGCCGCCCACACCTTCAACGTCACCGGCCCGGCTGACGCGGTGGTCTACATCAACGTCAGCGGCGCCAGCGCCTCCCTGGACAACACCGTCTGGCACTACCTGGGCGGGCTTTCGCCAGCCGAGGTGCTGCTCAACTTTCCGGAGGCCACGGTGCTGGCCTTAAGCCACGCCAACGAGGTCAATCTGTTGGCGCCGCTGGCCGACACCACCTTCCCCTCGGGCCTGGTCACCGGCAATCTGGTGGTGGGCGAGCTGTCCGGCGGCGGCCAGGTGAATGCCGGCGGGTTCGGCCACGGCCCCAACCCCGTGCCGGTGCCCGCCTCGGTGCTGCTTCTGGGCTCCGGTCTCGGTGGCCTGCTGGCGATCCGCCGGGGGCGCTGA
- a CDS encoding diacylglycerol kinase: MPSKNHWSVLSLERLALALGYSWSGLKAAFVHEAAFRQEILLLAVLAPVALLVDTTLVNRALLLASLLAVLVVELLNSAIEALTDKVAPDLHPLAKRAKDMGSAAVLVALLAAAGVWLAVLAGP, encoded by the coding sequence ATGCCATCCAAGAACCACTGGAGCGTCCTGAGCCTTGAGCGGCTGGCTCTGGCCCTGGGCTATTCCTGGTCAGGGCTCAAGGCCGCCTTTGTCCATGAGGCGGCCTTCCGCCAGGAGATCCTGCTCCTGGCCGTTCTGGCGCCGGTGGCCCTCCTGGTGGACACCACCCTGGTCAACCGGGCCCTGCTTCTGGCATCGCTCCTGGCGGTCCTGGTGGTGGAGCTTCTGAACTCGGCCATCGAGGCGCTCACCGACAAGGTGGCGCCGGACCTGCACCCCCTGGCCAAACGGGCCAAGGACATGGGCAGCGCCGCGGTGCTCGTGGCCCTCCTGGCCGCGGCCGGCGTCTGGCTGGCGGTCCTGGCCGGCCCCTGA
- a CDS encoding ATP-binding protein, whose amino-acid sequence MQTLDRLIAASPWWQDPDWERTDRSLRQVAATGIHFRHLDLEATRASHLLPGSVSIIRGPRQVGKTTELKMLARDLLAAGVAPRHIAYYSCDDLIHFRELLALVKAFTESLRWSKADGFLLLDGISAVKNWPRAIKALADAGELDTVAVLLTGSSALEIKRGYERMPGRRGAGFDKAFLPMSFADFCKALGTMAPSARLGAVVADEALFRDFQMETSLKKDALARLLDLYLPWGGFPRAVADLARDKTVTTETLDIYRSVVLSEFEKQRRQAPLLLGLLRKLYGVLGSPVSYHGLTQDTGCSTGAVVQDYLAIASAAFLGFEVPCIDLDRRRPYPKRGKKFYAVDPMIWQVTARGAGLAPLATSVLAEQAVATHLIRCRADDWASLGFLEGLYYYRSRKATRLTSYCFRRQTSDPSGWRSSIRAGSPVGTSRASTRESARASWSRPIPTSGARRCAICPCGRFSC is encoded by the coding sequence ATGCAGACGCTTGATAGGCTTATCGCTGCTTCCCCGTGGTGGCAGGATCCGGACTGGGAGCGCACCGACCGTTCCCTCCGGCAGGTTGCAGCCACGGGCATCCACTTCCGGCATCTTGATCTTGAGGCCACCAGGGCCAGTCATCTCCTGCCCGGCTCTGTCAGCATCATTCGCGGCCCCCGTCAGGTCGGAAAGACAACAGAGCTCAAGATGCTGGCGCGGGATCTCCTCGCCGCTGGCGTTGCCCCGCGCCACATTGCCTACTATTCCTGCGACGACCTCATCCATTTCCGGGAGCTCCTGGCCCTGGTGAAGGCCTTTACGGAATCCCTGCGATGGAGCAAGGCCGACGGCTTCCTGCTGCTCGACGGGATCTCAGCTGTCAAGAACTGGCCACGGGCCATCAAGGCCCTGGCCGATGCCGGCGAGCTCGATACCGTCGCCGTGCTCCTGACCGGCTCCTCCGCCCTGGAGATCAAAAGGGGCTATGAGCGGATGCCGGGCCGACGAGGGGCAGGTTTCGACAAGGCGTTTCTGCCCATGTCATTTGCAGACTTCTGCAAGGCCCTGGGCACGATGGCACCTTCGGCCAGACTCGGGGCCGTTGTGGCGGACGAGGCGTTGTTCCGCGATTTCCAGATGGAGACATCCCTGAAAAAGGACGCCCTGGCCAGACTCCTGGATCTCTATTTGCCGTGGGGGGGCTTCCCAAGGGCAGTGGCCGACCTGGCCCGGGACAAGACGGTCACCACGGAAACCCTGGATATCTACCGCTCAGTCGTTCTGAGCGAATTCGAGAAACAGCGGCGGCAGGCCCCCCTGCTGCTCGGCCTGTTGCGAAAGCTCTATGGCGTTTTGGGCTCGCCCGTCAGCTACCACGGCCTGACCCAGGATACCGGCTGCTCCACCGGCGCGGTGGTTCAGGACTACCTTGCCATCGCCAGCGCCGCCTTCCTCGGCTTTGAGGTGCCCTGTATCGATCTTGACCGCCGGCGGCCTTACCCGAAGCGGGGAAAAAAGTTCTATGCCGTGGACCCCATGATCTGGCAAGTGACCGCCCGGGGTGCCGGGTTGGCGCCCCTGGCCACGAGCGTGCTGGCGGAACAGGCGGTCGCTACCCACCTCATTCGTTGTCGAGCGGACGATTGGGCCAGCCTCGGCTTTCTCGAAGGGCTCTACTATTACCGGTCCCGCAAGGCAACGAGGTTGACTTCGTATTGTTTCCGCCGGCAGACCAGCGACCCTTCGGGGTGGAGGTCAAGTATCAGGGCCGGATCTCCGGTTGGGACGAGCAGAGCATCAACAAGGGAATCGGCCAGGGCGTCCTGGTCTCGCCCGATACCTACAAGTGGGGCCAGACGGTGTGCCATCTGCCCCTGTGGGCGTTTCTCCTGCTGA
- a CDS encoding SRPBCC family protein: protein MAEIEKSASIAIRRSCAEVFAFVADPANFPHWQPFVKEAAITSPGPIRTGATYRYTFEAMGQVVETTGVITEYQPCRRYAYRSLTGPFPIEGGFTFAEEEDGFVLVTAFGGADPGGYFPMARSIVGLLLGRTLLTTLRSLKELLESGRPPASG, encoded by the coding sequence ATGGCCGAGATCGAAAAATCCGCCAGCATTGCCATCCGCAGGTCCTGCGCCGAGGTCTTTGCGTTTGTGGCCGATCCGGCCAACTTTCCCCACTGGCAGCCCTTCGTCAAGGAGGCGGCCATCACCTCGCCGGGGCCGATCCGGACCGGGGCCACCTACCGCTACACCTTCGAGGCCATGGGCCAGGTGGTGGAGACCACCGGCGTCATCACCGAGTACCAGCCCTGCCGGCGCTACGCCTACCGGTCCCTGACCGGCCCCTTTCCCATCGAGGGCGGCTTTACCTTCGCGGAGGAGGAGGACGGCTTTGTCCTGGTCACGGCCTTCGGCGGCGCCGACCCCGGGGGCTATTTCCCCATGGCCCGCAGCATCGTCGGCCTCCTGCTCGGCCGCACCTTGCTCACCACCCTGCGCTCCCTCAAGGAGCTGCTGGAGAGCGGTAGGCCGCCAGCATCCGGGTAA